GCCAGCACGGCCTTTACTGCATCCACACGCATGACCCATCCTTGGTTTTACATTTCTCTGCAACATCAAGCTGCGACAGCAAAGCCAGATACAGCGTATGCCAGCCGTTGCGGCAGCATCCTGCTGATTATGGCCTTGCCAATGGGAGCACGTCATGCCACCAATACAAAACGCCGCCCCAGATATTCTCATCCCGGCATGCTTTTCTTATTATATCAAAGAGAAGAAACCTTTATGCTGAGAGTACGGTTTTTGCCGCTCGACCAGGATAAAAGGGAAAATTCCATGCAGAAATAGCAGACAAGGCTTGCGTGACGGCACTGCCTAGCGCCTGAAAACCAGTGCCAGTCCAACCAGTACCAGCACGAAACCCAAAAGCCGCGGCCAGCCAAAGGGCGTCACGGGCAGGCCAAACCAGCCGTAGTTGTCTATAACAGCCGCCATAAGCAGGTTGCCAAAAATCATTGCCAAAGCCGTTGCCAGCACTCCGATACGCGGCACGGCAATGATGGTGTTCAGCACCATAATGGCCCCGAAAATACCGCCAATCCATTGCCATGACGGCGTTTCAGCCACCCGCCAGATCTGCCCGCGCCCAAAAAACAGCGTGGCCAGCCCTAGAAACAATGCCCCGCAGGCAAAAGAAATAAAACTGCTTTCCAGAACGCCCACGGTGCGGCTCAAGGCCGCGTTAATGGGCGACTGCATGGCCGTCAGGCAGCCTGCCAGAATCATGAGAGCAATGTACAGCATAACCCCTCCGGCAAGGTCTGAGGGTAGGAGCGCCCTTAATATAAAGACACTCCGGCGGCGACGAGTGACCGCCGCAAGATATTCGCCGCCGTATGGCTGGTGCAAGATGGTCACCGAAAAGTGGCAGCCGAAAAATGTTTGGCACAAACCGTCCGCGCCGTGCGCATACGTCAGCTCACAGGATGAATATGGATCGAGGTCAAACAGTGGTGGCCCTGCTGCCTTTCACACGTGCAGAACCCGCAGCGCAGAAGACACTTGCAGAAGCCGCCGTGCTAGAGCAGATTAACTTTGAAATTCATTATATTTCAAAGTTGTCATTCTGCCGAAAAATGCGATTTTCGGCAGAATCCACGCCGCGTTGCGGCGCGCTGCACGCTTGTGCAGCGTTAGAGCATTTAAACTTTTTCAAAGTTAAAATGCTCTAAAACCGTCGCGTAAAAACCACCATGCAAAACCCGCAGGCTGCTTATTCGCCGTTACGCAAAAAAGGCGTGAGGGCTACGGCTACAAGCAATCCTTCGGGACTGAGAAAACGGGTAACGGTCTGCCCCCACGGCTCCTGCTTCAGGCGCACCAGCATAGTGTAGCCGTTTTGCTCAAGCACCTGCGTGGCGGATTCAATATCTTCCACATCCAGCTCAAGCCATGCCTGAGGCACAGGCACCTCTTCCGGCCACTGCGCAGTGCCGAAGCAGGAAAGCGCGGCCTTGTCCAGAGGCCAAAGGGCAAAATGCTTCACGCCTTCCACGGCCTGCGTGTGCCAGTAGCCTTCATAACCTTCGGTGTGTTCAAGTGGCAGGCCGAACATGTCCCTGTACAGATGTTCGCTTTCCTGCTGCCTGTTCACCACAGGGCCGAAGCCAGAAACAAAAAGAACTTTTATACCTTGCGGCAGATTGGGCTGCATTGCTGTCTCCAAACCGGGCAAGGTTTCGTGCCGGACACAGGGCTTCAACCCCGGTCCGGCACGGTGCCCTGTTTCTGTTCTTACTCTGCGAAAATGCCCTTGGGCAGCGCGCCGAAAACAGCTTCATAGCGCTGACGGAAGCTCGCCGGGGTAATGACGTGCTCCTGCGTGCCCATTTTTTCCAGGGCAAAGCTGGCGCTGACAGAGCCCAGCTTGGCGGCTTCGGGCATGGCAAGACCATGCACCAGCCCCTTGATGAGGCCAGCCCGGTGGGCGTCGCCCGCTCCGGTGGGGTCCAGCACCTTATCAATGGGCACAGGGGCAATGTGAACGGTTTCGCCCTGGCCGCGTACCTGTGCGCCTTCCGCGCCAAGTGTCGTCACAAGCCAGCTGGTGCGGGCCGCAATTTCGTCTTCGCTCTTGCCCGTGGCCTTGCAGATCATGTTCAGTTCATAGTCGTTGGTGATGCAGGCCAGGGAGCCTTCAATGGCTTCCAGCAGCTCTTCGCTGGTGAGCACGGGCAACTGCTGGCCGGGATCAAAAATATAGGGCACGCCCTTTTCGCGGTACATGCGGGGCAGACGGCGCATGTCTTCCACATTGCCGGGCGACACAATGGCGATGTCCTGCCGGGCATCCATGCCGGGGAAGTCGTACACGGCGGGCAGGGTCATTGCGCCGGGGTAAAACCCGGTGATCTGGTTGCTGTTCAGGTCTGTGGTGATATAGCACAGAGCCGTGAACACATCTTCCGCACGGCGAATGCCGTCCAGGGGCAGACCATGCGAGGCCAGCGTTTGGGCGTAGGACTCAAAATCGCGCCCGGCGGCAGCCACAATTACGGGCTTTTCATCAAGCAGGGCAAGAGTATAGGCGATATTGCCCGCGCAGCCGCCACGCCTTTCGTCCATGCCGTCCACCATAAAGCTGACATTAATCATGTGCAGCTTGTCCATGAGAATATGGTCCTGAAAATTACCGGGAAAGGTCATGATGCGGTCAAAGGCCAGCGAACCGGAAACGTAAATGGCCATAGGGTCCTCGCGTTATATGGTGAACAAATATTTGTTGAAAACTGTCTGGCAGATTCAGACAGGCTCTGCCCGCCTCAAAGACCCGAATCCCGCATTACCGTCATGATTCGGACATGGGCGGCTGGCTGTTTTCCTGAATCCAGTGCAGAAAAGGCCCATGCCCCGCCTCAATGGGCACAGCCACAATGCAGGGCACCTCATAGGGGTGCAGGCGCCTAACCGCCTCTTCAAAGGCAGGCAGGGCCGCGCGGCTAACCTGAGCCAGCAGCAGGCATTCTGCCTCGTCGTGAACTTCGCCGCGCCAACGGTATATGGAGCGCGCCCCGGGCACGATATTTACCCCTGCTGCAAGCCCCTCGCCCACCAGGGCGCGGGCAAGATCAAGGGCAAGCGTTTCATGGGGCGCAGTGACGTAAACGAGAAATGACATGCTGTGCCTCCGCCGTGGGATCTGAGGGCAAGGTTATACCCAAACGCGCAAAAAACAAAGACCGCAACAGGCGGCAAGGCCACAGCACGAACGCGCAGCACTGCTTGTATGCGGCCGGATTCACAATCCGCGCTGTTTTTGCAGGATTATCACGCCACATCCAGCAAGGCGCACATTGATTTTATACACGCAAAGCCACAGAATCAATGACGCACACGCAATGCCAACTACGGATATGGGCACGGCATCAGCCTCACGCACCTTGCGGGCATTTTGCGCCTATGGCATAGGACAGCCATGAAGGCGAAAAATATCCGTCAGGCGAGAGCGCAAAAAATACTTGAGGCATTGCGAACCCGCTATCCTTCTCCCCGCACGCATCTGGATGCGGCAACCGCGTGGCAGTTGCTGGTAGCCACGGTTCTTGCCGCCCAGTGTACGGACGCCAGGGTCAATACCGTGACCCCGGAACTGTTCCGCCGCTGGCCCGGCCCCAGCGACATGACGAAGGCGGCCATTGAAGAAATTGAGGCGATCATCCGCCCCACAGGCTTTTATCACAGCAAGGCAAAAAATCTGCTGGGGGCTGCGATTCGCGTGTGCGAAGTTTACGGCGGTCAGGTGCCAAAAACCCTTGAAGAGCTCATTACCCTGCCCGGTGTGGCGCGCAAGACTGCGAATGTGGTGATGTTCGGGGCCTTCGGCATCAACGAGGGACTTGCTGTAGACACGCACGTCAAGCGTATCAGCTATCGTCTGGGGCTTACTGAAGCAACCGACCCTGTTCCCATTGAGCGCGACCTTATGGAACTTTTTCCGCGTGAGGAATGGGGCGATGTGAACCACCGCATGGTCTGGTTTGGGCGCGAGGTCTGTGAGGCGCGCAAGCCCCTTTGCGGCCAGTGTGAGATGGCAGATTTTTGCCCGAAGCTCGAACCGCCCAAAACGCCCCGACCGCAACGCAGCAAAAAATCAAAGCCTTAAGAAATATGTTTCCCCGTCGATGAGAACTACAGCGCTCTGCCATTCGGCCAGCGCCCCCGTCTCTTTATTCAAGACTCAGCCGTCCACTCGGCTCGGACATACAGGATGGAAGCCATGTCGCAAAACAGCTTGCTCAACGTCAACAACAATGAACTTGAAATCATTGAATTTATTATAGACGAAAAGCAGCCTGACGGCAGCTCCTACAGTGGGCACTACGGCATCAACGTGGCCAAGGTGCTCGAAATCATTCGCCTGCCCAATATCACCAGCGTACCCAGCAAGTGCGACTCGTCGGTGCTGGGCACCTTCAACTTGCGGGGCAAGGTGCTGCCCATCCTCAATCTTGCCACATGGCTTGGCAAAACAATGACCGAAGAATCCAACGCCAAGGTCATTGTAACGGAATTCAGCGGAGTGCAGGCCGCATTTCTTGTTTCGTCCGTCACCAGCATCCACCGCATGACCTGGGACCGCATCGAGCCGCCGAACCAGTATGTGCAGACATACTCGCGCGACAGTATCACCGGGGTTCTGCGCATTCAGAACAGGGTACTCTTTATTCTGGATATGGAAAAAATTCTGGCCAGTCTGGACAGCACGCTGGACATGTCGCAGATCAAGGTGGACACCTCGCCCGTTGAAGGCGCGGCCCAGTTTCACCTGCTTGTGGCAGACGATTCCAATTCGCTGCGGCACATCATCAAGTCTTCGCTGCAAAAGTCCGGCTTTCAGGTCACAGCTGTGGCCAGCGGACGCGAAGCGTGGGAGTTTTTGCAAAAAACCCGTGATGAAGCGCAAAACGAAGGCAAGGAACTTACCGATATTGTGCATCTGGTTATCTCTGACATCGAAATGCCCGAGATGGACGGCCATATGCTCACGGCTAAAATACGCGACACTCCCGGCATGAGCACCCTGCCCATCATCCTTTTCTCTTCGCTCATCACCGAGGCCCTGTACGCCAAAGGCGTCAAGGTGGGGGCAGACAAGCAGGTTTCCAAACCCGACCTCCCCGGCCTGAGCAAAATCATTCGCGAGCTCATCGCGGAAAAGCTGAACAAATAACTGGCAGAAACGAACGGGCGCCCCTTTGAAAGGCCTGAGTTTCACTGCAGAAACTCAGGCTCTTTTCGTATATTTTCGTATGTTTTCGTATGGCTGTCAGTTCCTCTGAGGCGAGCCAGACCAATGACAAGTCCCCCTTCACAGGGGCGAAACCTGCTTTTCTGCATTGTGTTTTAACCGCCGCACAAACTGAAAACCCGCCGTTTGCCTGCCCGGCACCCATATTTTTGGTCTATGCCGTTGGCACATGCCGCCTGAACATCTCTGACACAAGTACCCCGCCAGTGGGGATGGCCTTAAAAACCCTGTATCTTTACGCCCCGTGCTGTCGCTGACTCACTCGTAAAAAGCGCTTCCTCACGCAACCGCTGCACGTCTTTTCGGGGAGATTCGCCGAAAAGGCGCTTATATTCCCGGCTGAACTGACTGAGGCTTTCATAGCCCACCGCCACGCCAGCGCTGCTGGCATCCATATTCTGCATAAGCATAAGGCGTTGTGCCTCATGAAGTCTCAGCCTCTTCTGGAACTGAAGCGGACTGAGCGTCGTTACTTCTTTGAAATGCCTGTGGAACGTGGAAGGAGCCATGTGGACTTTTTCCGCCAGCTCTTCAACCTGCACTGCTGCGGCAAGATTCTGTTTCAACCAGGTTATGGCCTGGGCCACATGATTACCTTGAGAGCCCAGGGTATAAAAAGAGCGCAACCTGTGGCCGCTCTGCCCTGCCAGCAAGAAATAGTGAATCTCACGCACGATCATCGGCCCGAGAACCAGTAGCTTTTCCGGGCAATCAAAAAGCTTTGCCAATCGTACGTAAGCGTCCAGAAGATCGGTGTCGAGTTGCTGAACGTGTATGCCCTTGACCACGGAAGCCGCCTCTGCCGGCTTGTGGGGCATTTCCAGCGCCAGCTGCGCAATCAGGCTTTTGTCCAGATCAATGGCGATGGAAAGGCTGGGAACGTCCGGCGAGGCTTCACAAATCATACTCGCGCCCGGCATATCAACGCCTGTCACCAGAATGTCGTCTTCACCATACCGGTATTCATCCTTGCCCATAAATGCCCGTTTACACCCCTGCGCCATTTTGACGATCACCGGTTGATAAAAGCATGTTTGCGGTTCTGTGGTTTTGTCGCGCCGGTACATACGCACCCCGGCAAGACCGGTTTCATAAACACCGGGTCTGGGCATGCGCTCAAGAACGCTACGCTTGAGAAAGGCTTTTGCCCTGTCAATATCCACCCACATATCGTTCGCCATATGCCCTCCTTCACCACCTTGCATATTCTCAGACACCACTAGCATGAAGCTGCCCAATTGACATATCCATGAGAGTATTAGGCAAACAATAGGCAGAAATGTGCCTTCAGACAACTCTATTCAGACCTTATAAACAACATTAACGACCACGTTTTGCCAAAAGGGGTATGAAATGAACGAGTCTGATAATATCTCCCGCCGTTTTTTCCTGAAAAGCAGCGCTGCTGCCGTGGGCGTTGCCGCACTTTCCAGCATGGCTGGCGGCAGGGTCTGCGCCGCCACGCTCTCCACTACAAATCCGAAAAACGATGAGCAAGGCAAGGCAACGGTATTTTTTACCAAGGACCTCAGCGCCGCAGGCCTGCGCAAACTGTATGCCCGCGTCAACCAGGGCATGACCGGAAGAATAGCGGTCAAACTGCACACGGGAGAACCCGGCGGCCCGAACATTATCCCCCGGGAAATGGTCAAGGAGCTGATGCATGATGTCCCAGGCGGGGTCATTGTTGAATGCAATGTGCTGTACGACAGCCCAAGAAAAACAACTGACGGACACAAAATGGTCATTGCTGGCAACGGCTGGACCTTCTGCCCGGTAGACATAATGGATGAACACGGCGACGTGAACCTGCCCGTCAAAGGTGGCAAGTGGTTCAAAGAGGTCGCCTTTGGAAAAAATATTCTGAACTACGACTCGATGCTTGTGCTCACTCATTTCAAAGGTCATGCCCTGGGAGGCTTTGGCGGATCACTGAAAAACATCGCCATCGGTTGCGCATCAGGAAAAGTCGGTAAGGCACAACTGCACGACTCTGACGGCAGCTCATGGCCTTCCGGCCCGGATTTTATGGAACGTATGGTTGAAGGCGGCAAGGCCGTTGCAGACCATTTTGGCCAGCACATCACCTATATCAACGTGCTGCGCAACATGTCCGTAGACTGCGACTGCGCAGGCATCAGTGCCGCGCCTCCTACCGCGCCGGATCTGGGCATTTTGGCTTCAACGGACATTCTGGCCATCGATCAGGCTTCCGTTGATATGGTGTACGCGCTGCCCGAGGCCCAAAAGGCCGATCTTGTGGAGCGTATGGAATCCAGAAGCGGCTTGCGCCAGCTTGAATATATGAAGGAACTCGGCATGGGAAAATCCGGGTACGAACTGGTAGTCATCTAAAGCAGATTAACTTTGAAAAACTTCACATTTTAAAGTTGTAATGACGGTGAAGTCATATGAGAAAATTTATCCAGCACGAAGCCGCCTCGTTTTCAAGGCGCTCATTTATAACAGCAATAACCGCAGGCATGTTCGCAGTGGCGGTGCATCCGCTTTTGGCTCCCACCAGTGCGGCCAACGCAAAACCCGCATCAGGGGGGCAAAAAATGCTGATCGTATACTACTCCCGCTCCGGCAATACCCGCGTTGTGGCGGAAAAAATTCATGCCTCTCATGGCGGCAATATTGTGGAATTGCAAACAGTGAATCCATACCCGGAAGAATACCGGGCTACCACAGAGCAAGCCCAGAAAGAACTGAAAGCAAACTACTTTCCGCCCCTGAAAACCAGTGTGGACGACATCAGCCCATACGACGTGATTCTTGTGGGTTCACCAAGCTGGTGGGGCACCTTTGCATCGCCCGTAAGAGGTTTTTTGGCGCAGCATGATTTTTCGGGCAAAAAAATTGCGCCGTTCATCACGCATGAAGGCAGCGCACTGGGTAAAAGTGTTGCCGACCTCAAAACGCTTTGCCCCGGCGCGACCATTCTTGATGGTCTGGCGGTACGTGGCGGCCGTGTACAAAATTCACAGGCTGAAATCGACCAATGGCTGAAACGCCTTGATCTGGGTAAATAGGAGAAATGGTATGCAAACGCGCACATTGGGTACTGACGGCCTGAGCGTCTCCTGCATGGGCCTTGGCTGCATGGGCATGAGTTACGGCTACGGCCCTGCATCTGATAAAAAGGACATGATCGCCCTGATCAGAACGGCTGTGGAAAACGGCGTTACCTTTTTTGATACTGCCGAATGCTATGGCCCCTTTACCAACGAAGAACTGGTGGGCGAAGCGCTGGCACAGTACCGCGGTCAGGTCGCCATTGCCACCAAATTTGGAATTTCCATCATAAACGGCAAGCAGATAACCGACAGCAGGCCTGAAGTAATCCGCCAGTCTGTGGAAGGCTCGCTAAAACGCCTTCGTATAGAAGCCATCGATCTGTATTACCAGCACCGGGTTGACCCTAACGTGCCCATTGAAGATGTGGCCGGAACAGTCAAAGAACTGATTCAGGAGGGCAAGGTCAAGCACTTCGGCCTTTCCGAACCAGGGGTGCACACCATACGCCGCGCCCACGCTGTACAGCCTGTGGCGGCAATCCAGAGCGAATATTCGCTCTGGTGGCGGCGGCCAGAACAGGATTTGCTCCCGACCCTTGAAGAATTGGGCATAGGGCTGGTGCCATTCAGTCCTCTTGGCAAAGGCTTTCTTACTGGCAGGTTTGACGCCGCAACCACCTTTGACAAATCCGACTTCCGCAGCATCCTGCCGCGCTTTACCCCGGAAGCCCTGGCCGCAAACCAGGCACTGGTGACGCTGCTTCAGAATTTTGCCGCACAAAAAAATGCCACCCCGGGGCAAATTGCCCTGGCATGGCTTCTTGCGCAAAAGCCCTGGATCGTGCCCATTCCTGGCACAACCAAGCCCTACCGCCTTGTAGAAAATGCGGGGGCCGCAAGCCTGCATCTTGAGGCGGACGAACTGAAACAGCTCACCAGAGCGGCGTCTGAAATTCAACTGACAGGCGAACGGTATCCCGAAGAACTGGAAAAACGTACAGGACTGTGATGAACTTTATTCAAACCCTTGCCATAGCCCTGCTTCTTCTGGCCTTTAGCGTATGTGGCACAGTAACCCTTGCATCGGCAGGAGATACAGCAATGAGTAACATCATTATCACACGTAAAAATTCCGTAGAGCCCGCCACCGGCCCGGAATCAGTCTTTACAGGCGACGTCAGTGTTGAATTTTCTGTTCCCCGGCGGGGCGAGTCGCGTCTGTCTGGAGGCTTTGTCACATTTCAACCCAAGGCTCGCAGCAACTGGCATACGCATCCCTACGGCCAGCTTTTGATTATTGCCACGGGCAAAGGCCGGGTTCAGGAATGGGGGCAGCCTGTTCAGGAGGTTTTTTCCGGTGATCTGGTCTGGTTTCCGGCGGGCGTAAAGCACTGGCACGGCGCTGCTCCGGATCAGGCCATGTCGCACTACGCCATTCAGGAAGAACAGGACGGGCAGGCCGCAAACTGGATGGAAAAGGTCACGGACGCGCAGTACAACGGCCAGTAAAATTCCGGGGGCCCAATGCGAAGAGCAGTCATAACAGGCGCAGCGGTTCTGCTGCTGTGCCTGTACGGCATAATATCCGAGGCAAAAACAGTGAATACCACGTTATCAAGCAGGCAACAGGCCATTGTGCCCATTGCCGCATTTGCCGCAAGCGGGCAAATACCAGCCCTGAAAATAGCGTTGCACGACGGCCTTGACGGCGGACTGACCGTCAATGAAATCAAGGAAATACTCGTGCAGCTTTACGCTTACGCGGGATTTCCCCGCAGCCTGAACGCACTGGGAGCCTTTCAGCAAGTGCTCGGGGAGCGCGAAGCAAAGGGCATACACGACGAACGGGGCAAAGAGGCAGGCCCGGTTTCTCAAGAAAAAACGAGCCTTGAACGTGGCACAGAAGTACAAACCGCGCTGGTGGGGGCTCCTGTCAAAGGCGGGCTTATGGATTTTGCCCCGGCCGTTGACGAATTTTTGAAGGCCCACCTGTTCGGAGATATCTTCGGGCGTGACAATCTGGACTGGCAAAGCCGTGAAATCGCCACAGTGTCAGCTCTTGCCAGCATGGATGGAGTGGAAAGCCAGCTTCGTTCACACTGCCGCATCAGCAGAAATGTCGGCCTGACAGCAGAACAAATGCAGGCTCTGGCCGCAGTTCTCCGGGCCAAAGTCAGTGATTGCGCAGGAAAGAAGGTTGATATGATCCTGAAGGAAGAAGACGGCAAATAGCCATACGCCAAAGCCTGTTCACAAGCTTTACACATTGCCCGGTGCCGTTTGCAGGTACATCCCAAACGACTGCAAGCGGCACCGTGGTGAACTGTCTGAAGAGTGTAACGTGTCCCAGCAAAGCCGTGTAGCAGCAAGCAGACCCGCCGTTACGCGGCTTTGTTGCGGCAACATTTGAAGCAACCCCTTGTGGACGTTTCAAGAATAAAATGCCCAAGGGGGCGAAGCCACATATCCACCGTCAAACCGCACTTCAAAACTGCCTTGCTACTTCGCCCTGCTCTCCAGCAACACAAACCTGTACGCAGTATTTTGCCAAATACTCGTTAGCGGACTCAGAAACGATGTAGCTGGCCATGTCGTATCCATACATATGCCCGCTGATGACCCAACCGCGCTTGGCAATGGTTTCCAGCATGCGGCCATAAACGGCCTCATGACTTTGCGCCTCACCCCGATGATAAAACCTCGCATAAAGCCCCGCAGGCCTGATGCGCAGGTTTTCTGCTCTGGTTCCCCGCGATGCGCCGCAAAAAAAATACCCGGCAATATAGGAAGGAAGGTGTTCCCGCTCTGTCAGAAAACCAAAAGGCATGGGGGCTGACCTGCCCAGTTTTTCAAACTTGTCGGCAAACTCGGCAAGAATTGCGATGCAGCCCTCTTCCGTAGCCTGATCTTCCGCGCTTACAGACGTCACTTCAAGCTGTTCTTCTTCCAGCTCTACCAAATCCAGAACATCGTATTGGGCATTCAGCGCTTCATGTCCCAGGGCTATGGTCGCTTCCAGCATTTTTTGCCTGGTGGCAAGACGCAGGCGCTCCTGACGCAAAAGCTGCCTTTTTTCTTCCAGATGTTCCAACAGGCCTGCCGGATCAGGCTCACGCACGAAATTGCGTATTTCTTTCAACGAACTGCCCGTTTCTTTAAGCATGGCAACCATGTCGAACTCGTAAAACTGGCCTATACTGTAGTGCCTGTAGCCATTTTCCGAAACATGCCGGGGCTTCAGCAACCCCTCTTTGTCGTAAAACAGCAGGGTGTCCTTGCGCGTTCTGCACAATTTGGCAAATTCTCCGGTACTCAAATACTTCATAGTTTTCCCCTTGACTCTGGAGTTACTCCATACCTTATGGTGACTGACACCATTATGAATAGCAAGCAAATTGCCCATTCCAAGCCTCAAGAGGAAATAATGCCCAGATTTATAGATATCTCATTTCCCCGCCGCAGCCGATTCATGCCGCGTTTTGCCGCCCTGCTCTGCCTTTGCCTGTTGCAGGCGGGCTGCAATGACGGCCCCTCCCCAATGGAGAACGCGCCGCAGGTGCGCTATACGGCCATTGCCCCTGAACGCCTTGTGCTCACCAGTGAATTGCCCGGACGTGTGGCAGCTCTGGTCACGGCCGAAGTGCGCCCTCAGGTGGACGGCATCATTCAGCAGCGGCTTTTTGAGGAGGGAGCGCCCGTAACAAAAGGGCAGGTTCTCTACCAGATTGACCCCGCCGCCTATGAAGCGGCCCGCAACACGGCCAAGGCTGAACTGGAAGAAGCCCTGGTGCACGCAGCCGCGCAGCAGAAGCGTGAGACCCGCGCACGGGTGCTGGCCAAGGCCAACGCCGTAAGCCAGCAGGAATGGGATGATACTGTGGCCGAACACGGCAAGGCCAAAGCCCGTATTGCGCGCGCAAAGGCGGCCCTGGAAACTGCGGAAATCAACCTGAACTATACGAGCATCAAGGCTCCTGTGTCCGGCAGAATAGGCAGATCTGCCGTCACGCAGGGCGCACTGGTTACAGCCAACCAGACAAACCCTCTGGCTGTCATTCAGCAAATTGATCAGGTGTATGTGGATATTACGCAGTCCAATGCCAGCATGTTGCGCCTGCGCCGCCTTGCCGCCGCTCTTGGCCCCGCATGGGGTAAGGGCACAACCGGAGCGCGCCTCATTCTTGAAGACGGCACGCCCTATGCCGCACCCGACCCTGAGCACGGCGAGACACAATGGCATACGGGCGATCTGCTTTTCGCAGAAATAAGCGTGGCCCAGACCACGGGCAGCGTGAATCTGCGCGCCCTGTTTCCCAACCCTGAAGGGCTGTTGCTGCCGGGCATGTATGCCAGGGTGCTGATTGAAGAAGGCGTCATAGAAAATGCCCTTCTGGTTCCCCAACGCGCTGTCATGGCTGACGGAAGTGGACGCCATTTTGTACTCACGCTGCAAGAACCGGAAACATCGGCAACGGCCCAAAATGCTGCCCTTTTGTTCACGGTGCAGAAAAAAAACGTGGAGCTCGACCGCCCCTTTGGCAACCGCTGGCTTGTACGCTCCGGCCTTGAAGCCGGAGATCTTGTGATTGTGGAAGGTATTCAGAAAGCCATCCCTGATGGCAAGGCCATAGGCGAGCAAACGCCCGACGATACGCAAGACAGCGGTGCTGCGCAAAACAGCAAAACCCGGGATGGGCAAT
The Desulfovibrio intestinalis DNA segment above includes these coding regions:
- a CDS encoding (R)-mandelonitrile lyase, whose protein sequence is MSNIIITRKNSVEPATGPESVFTGDVSVEFSVPRRGESRLSGGFVTFQPKARSNWHTHPYGQLLIIATGKGRVQEWGQPVQEVFSGDLVWFPAGVKHWHGAAPDQAMSHYAIQEEQDGQAANWMEKVTDAQYNGQ
- a CDS encoding carboxymuconolactone decarboxylase family protein, with product MRRAVITGAAVLLLCLYGIISEAKTVNTTLSSRQQAIVPIAAFAASGQIPALKIALHDGLDGGLTVNEIKEILVQLYAYAGFPRSLNALGAFQQVLGEREAKGIHDERGKEAGPVSQEKTSLERGTEVQTALVGAPVKGGLMDFAPAVDEFLKAHLFGDIFGRDNLDWQSREIATVSALASMDGVESQLRSHCRISRNVGLTAEQMQALAAVLRAKVSDCAGKKVDMILKEEDGK
- a CDS encoding MerR family transcriptional regulator, which translates into the protein MKYLSTGEFAKLCRTRKDTLLFYDKEGLLKPRHVSENGYRHYSIGQFYEFDMVAMLKETGSSLKEIRNFVREPDPAGLLEHLEEKRQLLRQERLRLATRQKMLEATIALGHEALNAQYDVLDLVELEEEQLEVTSVSAEDQATEEGCIAILAEFADKFEKLGRSAPMPFGFLTEREHLPSYIAGYFFCGASRGTRAENLRIRPAGLYARFYHRGEAQSHEAVYGRMLETIAKRGWVISGHMYGYDMASYIVSESANEYLAKYCVQVCVAGEQGEVARQF
- a CDS encoding efflux RND transporter periplasmic adaptor subunit is translated as MPRFIDISFPRRSRFMPRFAALLCLCLLQAGCNDGPSPMENAPQVRYTAIAPERLVLTSELPGRVAALVTAEVRPQVDGIIQQRLFEEGAPVTKGQVLYQIDPAAYEAARNTAKAELEEALVHAAAQQKRETRARVLAKANAVSQQEWDDTVAEHGKAKARIARAKAALETAEINLNYTSIKAPVSGRIGRSAVTQGALVTANQTNPLAVIQQIDQVYVDITQSNASMLRLRRLAAALGPAWGKGTTGARLILEDGTPYAAPDPEHGETQWHTGDLLFAEISVAQTTGSVNLRALFPNPEGLLLPGMYARVLIEEGVIENALLVPQRAVMADGSGRHFVLTLQEPETSATAQNAALLFTVQKKNVELDRPFGNRWLVRSGLEAGDLVIVEGIQKAIPDGKAIGEQTPDDTQDSGAAQNSKTRDGQ